In the genome of Natronolimnobius sp. AArcel1, the window TTGACGTCGTTCAGGACGCACATATTCCGGTCTTCGAGCTACGAAGACCACCGGCCGAGCGCGGCGGATGCGAGCGACCGATAGCCCCCAGCACGCCGGCCCTTCGATTTCGCTTCGAGGTACCGAGCGACGAGGCTCTCAATCGTTGCTGCGTCAGGTGCTCCACCCGTCGGATCCACGAATTTCGATCACCAGACGGCGACGTGCTCATGCCAGGGACTTCTCTTTATCGCTAAAAAGGAAGTGTCTGAAACAGCCTACAAAACAGCCAAAAACGCAAGATGGAGTCGGGTTCACCCGGTTATAAACTAGATGGTGATTTAGTAAAGATTCTGAGAGGTGTCTGACTAAGCGTTCGGCACCTCGCGGCGCGAAAACCGCTGTACGGGAGCGTATGGAACGAGATTAAGGACGGTGATTAGTCAAATTCTGACCGCACATCGTCCATAAATTCCGTTCTCAGAGTATCCTCGGACACGTCGAAACGATCATCGTAGAATTCGCTCGCTCCTGCACCGATGATTCCAGCATGGCGCTCACCAAGAAAGATGAGGGCCTGGTCAGGCCGAACCGTTGTTTGAGATCCTCGTCTGGGAATGTCTTCAACCGCCCTCTCCTCTGTCAGATTGCTATTCGCCACGACCGTCCAATCCTCTTCGAAATTCGACGCCGGCGCGGTGGCGGTGATAACCTCATCCAGAGGATCGTCGCTGGGGAGATATTCGTACAGCAGCACGTAGTCCCTCAAAGCTTCCGTCATGTCTCTGCAAGACCTATTATAACCCCACTGGTTTAAGTGGAGGTGTCAAAGTTTGTTCACCACGTGGCCGGTCAATCACCTGTTTCGGCCGTTCGTGGGACGCCTGAATAGAGGGCTTCGAATAGCGATCACAGCAAGTAATAGTATGATTCTCGAGTAAACCATTCAAGTATGGATGATTCCTATGGTGATATTGACCTTTCCGATGATCCACTCATCGAAGCACTCAACGAAGAAATCATTGCGCTAATCAAAGAAGGTGAGATAACCGAACTCAGCCAAGAGGACATCCAGAATGTTATGGACGGAGCGGTTGATGACCTCGCCACGCAGACCTACGAACAAATTCTCAGTGATGATGAAGGCTTGGAACGGTACCAAGATACAATCGCAGACTCTCAACAGAACCTTCAAGAACGGTGGGGAGAACCCCTTGAGCTTCTTGAACGGCTCATTGTCTGGTCCATGGAAAGTGGCCGAGCACTCAACCGGGAGTATGGGTTTGAGGCTACCCAAAGCGAGGATTATCAGTTCCATGCTCTCTTGCGCCTCCACGCTCGCTCAGTCCAAGTCGCCTTAGAGATTCACCATCTTCTCAAAGGAGGGTTCGCTGATGGGGCATTCGCTCGTTGGCGATCGCTTTACGAACTCGCTATCACTTCTTCCTTTATTGTCCAGCACAGTGGGGTGACAGCAGAGCGTTTCCTCAGTTACCGGCAGATCTGGGAGTACCACTTTGCCGAGACCTATCAAGACCATCAAGACGATCTTAATGTTGAACCCCTTGACCCAGATATCCTCGAGGGGCTCGAAACGACCCGAGACGAACTGGTAGACCAATTTGGCGAGTCTATTGACGACAATGGATATGGTTCTGGCTGGGCAGCTGAGGCACACAGTGGTAATGGCGGTCCGTCAATCCACAGTATGAAAGAGGAGGTGGGACTAGAGCATCTCTCACCATACTATAAATTGGCCTGTGAAGCAATCCACGCAGGGTCAAAGGGCACACTCGACCGGTTGGGAATCATCCGTCACGAGGATATTGAACAGCCAGAAGTATTGCTATCTGGCCCCTCAAATGCCGGGTTGAATCTCCCGGGCCAGTTAACTGCAATTTCCCTTGCTCAGGTCACGAATAATCTGTTGACGGTTCATCTAAACTCGGCATATTTAGCCGACATGAAGGGTATACAAATGCTCGTTAGCGATATCGAGCAAGGGTTCGCAGATGTAGCCGAGGAACTCGAGCAGGATGATCGAGAAGCTACGGAGGAATGGGCGAACCAGGATATTGTCGATATCGCGTTAAACTACATTGACCGACCAGATCTGTTTTCTGAAAAGTTTTTTGAGGAATATACGGACTTCGACTCACTGGAAGAGTTTGAAGACGCGCTTCCCGTTGGATTAGATGAGGTGAAAGATGAAGGCTCAGTTGTCACAGAAGCCGATGAAGCCATCCGATCACATTCGGATTTTGACTCTTTCCAAGATTTGATTGATACGGCAATGGAGGTTTGGGTGAACCAGAATGTTGATCTTCCACAATTCGGGAATTGATACCGCCTGCAGTAGAACGTACTTCCATCAGTAGGGTAGGATCGCGCTGCCCACAATCCATCACTATATCGCCCGG includes:
- a CDS encoding DUF5677 domain-containing protein, with protein sequence MDDSYGDIDLSDDPLIEALNEEIIALIKEGEITELSQEDIQNVMDGAVDDLATQTYEQILSDDEGLERYQDTIADSQQNLQERWGEPLELLERLIVWSMESGRALNREYGFEATQSEDYQFHALLRLHARSVQVALEIHHLLKGGFADGAFARWRSLYELAITSSFIVQHSGVTAERFLSYRQIWEYHFAETYQDHQDDLNVEPLDPDILEGLETTRDELVDQFGESIDDNGYGSGWAAEAHSGNGGPSIHSMKEEVGLEHLSPYYKLACEAIHAGSKGTLDRLGIIRHEDIEQPEVLLSGPSNAGLNLPGQLTAISLAQVTNNLLTVHLNSAYLADMKGIQMLVSDIEQGFADVAEELEQDDREATEEWANQDIVDIALNYIDRPDLFSEKFFEEYTDFDSLEEFEDALPVGLDEVKDEGSVVTEADEAIRSHSDFDSFQDLIDTAMEVWVNQNVDLPQFGN